From the Prunus dulcis chromosome 4, ALMONDv2, whole genome shotgun sequence genome, one window contains:
- the LOC117626173 gene encoding amino acid transporter AVT1I-like, producing the protein MANELRTPLTQSKGSSFLKACFNGTNAFLGAGLVTLPYALSRGGWLSLVLLFLISIITFYTAILLKKCMDSDPSITSYLDIAERAFGKTARIIVLIILSTELYLVAVGLIILESDSLYKLFPKFRIKLGSLLICGRQSFVLVTALIILPTMLITEMSILSYVSATGVFCCLIIVGSIVCVGAFGGVGFHASGDLLNVGGLPTAVSLYIFCFAGHAITPSIYISMRDKNQFSKVVFFSFLLVTITCMVTAVTGYLMYGDGVELQITLNLPTTEVSARVAIYTILLIPIAKYALMVTPVANAIEGGLPEDYKNWRSVKLLIRMALLVSSTVVAYVFPYYETLMAIVGSLFTVSVSFILPCMCYLKLSACYRSGNYKLLGSVGIIAFGTLVGVLGTYSSIVELVQEY; encoded by the exons ATGGCAAATGAGTTAAGAACTCCACTAACTCAAAGCAAAGGATCCAGCTTCTTGAAAGCTTGCTTTAATGGAACAAATGCTTTCCTGG GTGCTGGTCTTGTAACACTTCCTTATGCCCTCTCAAGGGGAGGGTGGCTAAGCTTGGTGCTCTTGTTTCTAATTTCCATTATCACCTTCTACACAGCCATCTTGCTAAAGAAATGCATGGATTCTGATCCATCAATTACAAGCTACCTTGACATTGCTGAGCGTGCCTTTGGTAAAACAGCCAGAATCATAGTCTTAATTATTTTGAGCACAGAATTGTACCTGGTTGCCGTAGGCCTCATAATATTAGAAAGTGATAGCTTGTATAAGCTGTTTCCGAAATTCAGGATCAAGCTCGGGTCGTTGTTAATCTGTGGTAGACAGTCATTTGTGTTAGTTACAGCTTTGATCATCTTGCCCACAATGCTGATCACTGAGATGAGCATATTGTCCTATGTTTCGGCCACTGGAGTGTTCTGTTGCCTTATCATTGTTGGCTCCATTGTGTGTGTTGGTGCATTTGGAGGTGTTGGGTTTCATGCAAGTGGAGACTTGTTAAATGTGGGGGGCCTTCCTACCGCTGTGAGCTTGTATATTTTTTGCTTTGCAGGACATGCAATCACCCCTTCAATATACATTTCTATGCGAGATAAAAATCAGTTCAGCAAG GTTGTGTTCTTTAGCTTTCTACTCGTAACCATCACTTGCATGGTAACCGCAGTCACCGGCTATCTTATGTATGGAGACGGTGTCGAATTACAGATCACTTTGAATCTACCAACAACAGAAGTGAGTGCAAGAGTTGCAATATACACCATTCTACTTATTCCAATCGCAAAATATGCGTTGATGGTAACCCCAGTAGCTAATGCCATTGAAGGTGGACTTCCAGAAGATTACAAAAATTGGAGATCTGTTAAACTGCTTATAAGGATGGCATTACTAGTCAGCTCCACAGTGGTAGCCTATGTTTTCCCCTACTATGAGACCCTCATGGCGATTGTCGGCTCGCTATTTACTGTTTCGGTTTCCTTCATTCTCCCCTGCATGTGCTATCTCAAGCTTTCTGCTTGCTATAGGAGCGGGAACTACAAGCTATTAGGCAGTGTAGGAATAATTGCATTTGGAACTTTAGTAGGTGTCTTAGGGACTTACTCATCGATTGTAGAACTTGTTCAAGAGTATTGA
- the LOC117625817 gene encoding uncharacterized protein LOC117625817, translated as MADENANQSIMEPKSWHPLHQIAESPSHKLLLKQWLKEEELILNRVSLKENQIDSVRKEITMLFIFFFLFHSTALILLFSSSSRDPHGFACRRSWIPSLCSLCFSLGIIWAIRYKTDMEGHLEKLLEREKEDKNLLGKCIEELKKKGLEFDLLKEVDALRRAKSLRVEAKEVRKWSARDFVTLFFFTVSCFVLVITRAILCN; from the coding sequence CTTCACCAAATCGCAGAGTCTCCAAGCCACAAGCTTCTGCTTAAGCAATGGctgaaagaagaagagctaATCCTCAACAGGGTCTCTCTGAAAGAGAACCAAATCGACTCGGTTCGCAAAGAGATCACAATGCTCTTCAtattcttcttcctcttccactCCACAGCTCTCATCCTTCTCTTCAGTTCCTCCTCGAGGGACCCACATGGGTTTGCATGCCGCCGGTCTTGGATCCCGTCACTCTGTTCTCTCTGCTTCTCTCTGGGGATCATTTGGGCCATAAGGTACAAGACTGACATGGAAGGTCACTTGGAGAAGCTtctggagagagagaaagaggataAAAATCTTCTGGGCAAGTGTATCGaggagttgaagaagaagggtttggaatttgatttgttgaagGAAGTTGATGCGCTTAGGAGGGCCAAGAGTTTGAGAGTTGAAGCTAAAGAGGTGAGGAAGTGGTCCGCTAGGGACTTTGtgactttgtttttcttcacaGTGTCTTGCTTTGTGCTTGTTATCACAAGGGCTATTTTATGTAACTAG